One window from the genome of Paracoccus marcusii encodes:
- a CDS encoding NifU family protein has product MFIQTETTPNPATLKFLPGETVLGSGTADFPTPETGAASPLARRIFAVDGVTGVFLGRDFVTVTKADQVPWDHLKPSVLGAIMEHFQSGAPAIEGAAADTGGHVAHEAGPDAEIVVQIKELLDTRVRPAVAQDGGDITFHGFDRGIVYLHMQGACAGCPSSTLTLKMGIENLLRHYIPEVVEVRPVA; this is encoded by the coding sequence ATGTTCATCCAGACCGAGACGACGCCGAACCCCGCAACGCTGAAATTCCTGCCCGGAGAGACGGTGCTGGGCAGCGGCACGGCCGATTTCCCGACCCCCGAGACCGGGGCCGCATCGCCCCTGGCGCGGCGGATCTTTGCGGTGGACGGCGTGACCGGCGTGTTTCTGGGCCGTGACTTCGTGACCGTCACCAAGGCCGACCAGGTGCCGTGGGATCACCTGAAGCCGTCCGTGCTGGGCGCGATCATGGAGCATTTCCAGTCGGGCGCCCCGGCGATCGAGGGCGCGGCGGCGGACACGGGCGGCCATGTCGCCCATGAAGCAGGTCCGGACGCCGAGATCGTTGTGCAGATCAAGGAGCTGCTGGACACGCGCGTCCGCCCTGCGGTTGCGCAGGACGGCGGCGACATCACCTTCCACGGCTTTGATCGCGGCATCGTCTATCTGCACATGCAGGGGGCCTGCGCGGGCTGCCCGTCCTCGACCCTGACACTGAAGATGGGGATCGAGAACCTGCTGCGCCACTACATCCCCGAGGTGGTCGAGGTCCGACCCGTTGCCTGA
- the tsaB gene encoding tRNA (adenosine(37)-N6)-threonylcarbamoyltransferase complex dimerization subunit type 1 TsaB has translation MPDRIILGFDTSAAHCAAALLRGDAVLAVVHEDMSKGQAERLMPMLEEMLAGAGLGWRDLGAIGVGTGPGNFTGIRVAVAAARGLALSLGIPAIGVEAPEALAWGLPRPCRVVIAGRGDMVIWQDFAEGAEGRPQQAAAGALPPGPAQAAPATGIAEGVARLAAARAHLPQPRPAPVYLRPAHAAPARDAPPVILA, from the coding sequence TTGCCTGACCGGATCATCCTGGGTTTCGACACATCGGCCGCGCATTGCGCGGCCGCTTTGCTGCGCGGCGACGCGGTTCTGGCGGTGGTCCATGAGGACATGTCCAAGGGACAGGCGGAGCGCCTGATGCCGATGCTGGAGGAGATGCTGGCCGGCGCGGGCCTGGGCTGGCGTGATCTGGGCGCGATCGGCGTGGGCACGGGGCCGGGCAACTTCACCGGCATCCGGGTGGCAGTGGCGGCGGCCCGCGGACTGGCCCTGTCCCTGGGCATCCCCGCCATCGGGGTCGAGGCGCCCGAGGCGCTGGCTTGGGGCCTGCCGCGGCCCTGCCGGGTGGTGATCGCGGGCCGGGGCGACATGGTCATCTGGCAGGACTTTGCCGAGGGCGCGGAGGGCCGGCCGCAGCAGGCTGCGGCCGGCGCGCTACCGCCCGGCCCCGCGCAGGCTGCGCCTGCGACAGGAATTGCCGAGGGCGTGGCGCGCCTGGCCGCGGCCCGCGCGCATCTGCCGCAGCCCCGCCCCGCGCCAGTCTATCTGCGCCCGGCGCATGCAGCGCCCGCCCGCGATGCACCCCCGGTGATCCTGGCGTGA
- a CDS encoding universal stress protein, whose protein sequence is MRKFLVLLDDSRECLNAMRFAAMRAAKSQGAAVVILSVIPAEEIQHGFGVADVMRAEARERIEAHFEVFAKWMRSRPGVEPELVIREGDTAEELLAQITEDGEIGVVVLGLSSDKSSTNPVLTRLMRDPTALPCAISLVPGDLSKERLEAIT, encoded by the coding sequence ATGCGGAAATTTCTGGTCCTTCTGGACGACAGCAGGGAATGCCTGAACGCGATGCGCTTCGCCGCGATGCGCGCGGCCAAGTCCCAGGGGGCAGCGGTCGTGATCCTGTCGGTCATTCCCGCCGAGGAGATCCAGCACGGATTCGGCGTGGCAGACGTGATGCGCGCCGAGGCCCGCGAGCGGATCGAGGCGCATTTCGAGGTCTTTGCCAAATGGATGCGGTCGCGCCCCGGGGTCGAGCCGGAGCTGGTCATCCGCGAGGGCGACACCGCCGAGGAGCTGCTGGCCCAGATCACCGAGGACGGAGAGATCGGCGTGGTCGTGCTGGGCCTGTCCTCGGACAAGAGCAGCACCAACCCGGTCCTGACACGGCTGATGCGCGATCCGACCGCCCTGCCCTGCGCCATTTCGCTGGTGCCCGGCGATCTGTCCAAGGAGCGGCTGGAGGCCATCACCTGA